Proteins from a single region of Syntrophales bacterium:
- a CDS encoding GNAT family N-acetyltransferase, producing MGGHSLTWRHDVEVADRVRIRELVVSTGVFSEEEADIAVELVEERLARGEAGGYEFLLVEVEGCLAGYTCFGRIPGTVSSFDLYWIVVAPEWQRTGIGVLLLAETESSCVASGASRMYADTSSLLRYEAARRFYEANGYRREAFLPDFYRPGDGKVIYAKVLPGECRCGKSS from the coding sequence GCTTACGTGGCGTCATGACGTGGAAGTCGCCGACCGGGTTCGGATCCGGGAACTGGTTGTTTCCACGGGGGTGTTCTCAGAGGAAGAGGCCGATATTGCCGTGGAGCTGGTGGAGGAGCGCCTGGCCCGGGGCGAGGCCGGCGGCTACGAGTTTCTTCTGGTCGAAGTGGAGGGGTGTCTGGCCGGGTACACCTGCTTCGGCCGGATCCCCGGGACCGTCTCCAGCTTCGACCTGTACTGGATTGTCGTGGCCCCGGAATGGCAGCGCACCGGGATCGGAGTCTTGCTGCTCGCTGAAACGGAGAGCAGCTGCGTTGCATCCGGGGCTTCCCGGATGTATGCGGACACCTCTTCCCTTTTACGCTACGAGGCCGCCCGCCGCTTCTACGAGGCGAACGGCTACCGCCGCGAAGCCTTCCTTCCCGATTTTTACCGGCCCGGCGATGGCAAGGTGATTTATGCCAAGGTCCTGCCGGGGGAATGCAGATGTGGAAAAAGTTCCTGA
- a CDS encoding AI-2E family transporter — protein sequence MLDPVKARRTLFIALAGVVAVLSLYLLKPFFFPLFWAVVIAGLFQPLYRRLQQKRNMPSLHAAAVLVLIFIILIIPAGILATLLVNESIEIYTSIDSDITNLENKVREWADRLAAHPTTARLHLNSDTMIERFTEVVKNLANAIVKTLTGLTQNTLMFLVKFAVMLYALFFFIRDGDRMLQRGKVLFALGKDRESVLYDRFVITARATLKVTLIIGGIQGLLGGILFYLVGINGALTWGVVMVLTSIIPGVGCSIVWAPAGLILLVTGHMWEGIVVLLTGALVISMVDNLFRPVLLGRDVQMHPLLIFLSTLGGIALFGISGFVIGPIVASLLLSILDMYEGSLRPPENP from the coding sequence ATGCTGGATCCCGTAAAGGCGCGCAGAACCCTCTTCATCGCCCTGGCAGGCGTGGTTGCCGTTCTGTCCCTTTATCTCCTGAAGCCCTTTTTCTTCCCGCTCTTCTGGGCCGTCGTCATCGCCGGCCTGTTCCAGCCCCTCTATCGCAGGCTCCAGCAAAAGCGGAACATGCCTTCCCTGCATGCCGCCGCCGTACTGGTCCTGATCTTCATCATCCTCATCATCCCGGCGGGGATCCTCGCCACCCTGCTGGTGAACGAGTCCATCGAGATCTACACTTCCATCGATTCGGACATCACAAACCTGGAAAACAAGGTCCGCGAGTGGGCGGACCGCCTGGCCGCCCACCCCACGACGGCCCGGCTCCACCTGAACAGCGACACCATGATCGAACGCTTCACCGAGGTGGTCAAAAACCTGGCGAACGCCATCGTCAAAACCCTCACGGGCCTCACGCAGAACACCCTGATGTTCCTCGTGAAATTTGCCGTGATGCTCTATGCCCTGTTTTTCTTCATCCGCGACGGGGACCGGATGCTCCAGAGGGGCAAGGTCCTCTTCGCCCTCGGCAAGGACAGGGAGTCCGTCCTGTACGACCGGTTCGTCATCACCGCCCGGGCGACGCTGAAGGTCACCCTGATCATCGGCGGCATTCAGGGGTTACTCGGGGGGATTCTGTTCTACCTGGTGGGAATCAATGGCGCTCTCACCTGGGGGGTCGTCATGGTCCTGACCTCGATCATCCCGGGTGTCGGATGCTCCATCGTCTGGGCACCCGCCGGGCTGATTCTCCTGGTGACGGGACACATGTGGGAAGGGATTGTCGTTCTTCTTACGGGCGCGCTGGTCATCAGCATGGTGGACAATCTCTTCCGGCCCGTTCTCCTGGGACGGGATGTGCAGATGCACCCGCTCCTCATCTTCCTGTCCACCCTGGGAGGGATCGCCCTGTTCGGCATCTCGGGCTTCGTCATCGGGCCGATTGTGGCTTCGCTCCTCCTGTCCATCCTGGATATGTACGAAGGCTCTCTCCGCCCGCCGGAAAACCCCTGA